The Triplophysa rosa unplaced genomic scaffold, Trosa_1v2 scaffold546, whole genome shotgun sequence nucleotide sequence GCTCTGGAGGCTTGTGAGTTCTGGCTCACACTTGCTGAGCAACCGGTGTGTAAAGAGGTTCTGTGTGGACACCTGCCTAAGTGAGTAAAACCATAGCAATTTCTATTACATAGAAACATTTAAAGTCAAGAAAAGATTGTTTATTTAGTCcatgaaaaattaaaaatacatatacattgTGAATGCAAACTTTGGGCTTggtgtttaaaggaatagttcacctaaaaatgaaaactctgttttGAATTCAAGGTTGTACAAAATTCAGAATTGAATTGAGAATGACCCCTAAATTCCAATTCAATTCTTGAATTAGAATTTGAATTGAGATTGCAAACAGGAAGCTGAAttgcaattcaaattcaaatagcAGGAAGTAGAATTGGAATTCCGTAAAATTCAAAGAAATTCATGATACATAATTAAGGTGTATTTAACAATGAagctttacagtatatattacatatGATTACAACATGAATTTCATACAGATATTATTGTATGGACTTTATGTAAACTAtactttattatagtaaaacatttgttttcatttgattaCTTTGAAATGAAGATATTGCTAATTATTCAACATTAAGGGAATGTATGCTTAATGTTAGTTTCTGTACTTCCATTAGGAAGAAAAATGTTATAAGTATCACATTCTCACTGATATGTGATAAGAATTAATTTTTCTTAATTGCAATTAATTCATTTCCACTTCCTGTAATTCctattcaaattcaattcaacaTCCTGTAGGGTGGAGtcaattcaaattcattcaGCCCTGCTTGAATTACTCACAATTTAGTTGttcctgtatacatttctttgtgatatttggaagaatgttagcaacggATAGTTCTGGGGCATAATAAGGTTtactaaattcctcaaaatatcttcttttgtgttcaacagaacaaaaaaaatcctactatggtagtccccagaactgtcagttgctaacattcttccaaatctctTTCTTTGTCTTCAACCAAACGAACTAAATGTATattggtttggaacaacttatgagttacacatgacagaattttcattttttgggtggagtatgcTTTAAAAGGGGTTTTTTATAGGTTATAGCTACAACTTTGCAATGCACAGCCCCTCAGATTGTACAAACAtctgttcatgtgtgtttttgttgcagGTTGATACCAGTGCTTGTCAATGGAATGAAATACTCTGAGATTGACATAATCCTTCTAAAggtctgtttatttttatcattctactttgttcatattttatcACGTGAACACACCATCATGAAAAGTTTTGAAAATAGTTTTTGGTATAAAATGTCCAAATTCATATATGATTGTCAGGGTGATGTTGAAGAAGATGAAGCAATCCCAGACAATGAGCAGGACATTCGCCCGAGGTTCCATCGCTCGCGCACTGTTGCCCAGCAACATGAGGGTGGAGACTCCattgaagaagaggaggaggatgacgatgatTTAGATGATGATGAAACCATCTCTGACTGGAATCTAAGTAAGAGAGGGCTGAAGTCAAATCCTTCCTTCTTGGTTTCAGaagcaattaaaaaaattactttaagtGTAGGTACTTGTAGTCACTGATTTGCATGTGTCGTGTGTTCAGGAAAATGTTCCGCAGCTGCACTGGATGTCCTGGCAAATGTTTTCAGGGATGATTTGTTGTTGCATATTCTTCCTCTGCTGAAAGAACTGTTGTTCCATCCAGAGTGGCTTGTTAAAGAGTCGGGCATACTAGTGCTTGGAGCAGTTGCTGAAGGTATTTGAAAAACAACCACAATTACATGCTataattcacatttaaaaaaaactaaccaaAATCGTTCTCTCATTCTCTCCCCTTTAGGCTGTATGCAGGGAATGATTCCCTACCTGCCAGAGTTGATTCCTCATTTGGTACTCTGTCTCTCTGATAAGAAGGCTCTGGTTCGATCCATCACCTGCTGGACTCTGAGTCGGTACACGCACTGGGTGGTTAGCCAGCCTCCGGACACCTACCTCAAACCTCTCATGACTGAACTGCTCAAGCGCATTCTGGACAGCAACAAGCGTGTCCAAGAGGCCGCCTGCAGGTGAGCATGATGCATAGAATGGTCTTGAGACCCCATGAAGTTCAACTATTCTCAGTAATTCTCCTTCTGCCTCTCGTAGTGCCTTTGCAACCCTGGAGGAGGAGGCGTGCACTGAGCTGGTGCCGTATCTCGCTTACATTTTGGACACGTTAGTGTTTGCTTTCGGTAAATACCAGCACAAGAACCTGCTCATCCTCTACGATGCCATTGGGACTCTGGCTGACTCTGTGGGCCATCATCTCAATAAACCAGTAATGCACTTTCAAACACAGAAGCAGTTAAAATTATAGACTGTATCTTTCTCTTAGACATAGATATATAGTGTTTTGTGCCGACACAATCTGTCAGTGTATGTCTAATAAATACACATGCACAGCTGCAGGTTgctgtttatgtgtttttatttacattaatgtATTCTGTATGCAGGAATATATTCAGATGCTGATGCCTCCATTGATTCAGAAGTGGAATCAGCTAAAAGACGAAGACAAAGACCTCTTTCCCTTACTAGAGGTAAATAAGTGAAAGTGTATCTTAAAGGGGTtgtatgacacggctaaaacgaatattgtcctttgttttagatgtaatgcaatgtgtatacaagatttaagtttcaaaaacgctgtattttccacataccgtgcatgtttgtatctcctctttgccccgcctctctgaaacgtgcagatttttaacaaagctcatggctctgaaaagcgaggtgtgctatgattggccagttaaccagtgcatagtgattggtcgaatactgcaagcgtgtgacggaagtgtaacgcctcttaccatatttggaacatcaggttccaaagcaattgtactgacaggtacgcccaccttacttgcgtatacatttgggcggtcttagtcaaatcataccataaACCACTTCAGTCAATACCACAGCTGGACAGTTGCAAGGTctgttatattcatatataaagACGTGCTGATAAAACTCCATTTAAGAAACAAAATCATTTCAGTTCTCAAAATTTTCACTATTCATTACTCAACTGAATACTGTGCAACGGAAACAATATTCATCTTAATCTATCAtttctttttgttatttgtaaCCTTATTACCATCAAACCTTGTAAGGTCCAACTCCTGGAGTTAATATGGAGATTAATAAGCACTGCAGAATGGGGACTGGGAGAGTTTGGGGAAAGGAGGGGAACAGAAACCTCTCGTGAGGGGTCAGCCTGGTCTCGCACCCCTCAAATGGTACCTGTATTTTCCAGCAGAGTCTTAGGTGTGTTGGGTCTGTTAATAATCTCCACCAGCTGTTGAAGAACCATTGGGACATACGGCTGCATCTCAGAACCTGAGTGGAGACAGAGAGCATGTGAACATTTGAGAGAAAAATATGAGGCTTCATAccctttataaaaatgaaatgatgataCTCACCCATCTGAATAGATATTTCTCCAATGGCCCATGTTGCGTTGTTGCACACTGATATCAATTCTGGGTTCAGGTTGGTGCCCAAGACAGGCATAAAATTAGCTGGGAAAAGAGTAACGTCAACAAGTTTCAGTATCAGAAATCACAGTTAACAGAAATAGATTTAATTTGATGAAGTGTCTGTGAATGTGTGTAACCACATACCAATGCAGGGCTTCACATGCTGGAAAGAGGCTTTGGTCAAATCTCCCAACAGAGCAAAGGAACTCTGCCGAACCTCTGGCATTTTATCCTGAGGaaaaaactatttacaaagctgcAGCGGATTTGGGAACACATCATGCATCCCTTGTTCTAAGCTACAAAGTCTTGgttttgtaattatttactgtttttatgGTTACCTGCATGCACTGGTACATAAGAGTGAGAATGTTGCTACGGGCAACCAGCTGCTCTATGTTTTCACCGAGCCCCTCTGCTAATCCGCTGAGCAGATCCAGAGCCACGATCATGAAATCTTTATCAGGAGCTTCACAGAACTCAGGCTGATTCTGATGAAGCTGTGatgcagaaagaaagagaatgtggtcaaagacacataaaaaaatatgtacataattgttaaatgtttgcatgataaatgttttaaaggtctagtgtacgaaatttagcggcatctagtggccaatggctcactccaccactccctttcaaagcactacagaggctgacacaaaactaagatgttgtcatgtttttgtttttttgccgaAGGCAacaaaacgtgctctgtagaacAATtcgtccatttagggctactgtagaaacaacttgGTGAATtcaatgcaaggggacccgtggtttatgcagatagaaatagctcattctaatgtaataaaaacataacgcaagtctttatacacctctgaagacataattatgtatattataatgcatttccgtcaatagagCCTCCGAAAACACATTTAACAGCATATTTTGTGGTTGTGAAGACTCTTACCACAGCCTGGGCGAGTGTTTTCTGGACCAGGTTGACACAGCGTTGATAGACAGGTTCACAGTATGGCAGAAAGCCGCTTTGAAGAGCAGTGGCCACAGATGAGAGACACTGTATAATGAATGAAGAATTAGACATAATCTTCATGCCACCTATGATGATCTCACTAAAAATCACAACTACAAGGTACTATATGCAAATGTTCTGTGACACCTGCTAAATATGCCCATGTCTTAAATTAATGGGccttgtcttaaagggatagttcacccaaaaatgaaaattctatcctGAATTATT carries:
- the LOC130551018 gene encoding transportin-1-like, whose protein sequence is MKIMSNSSFIIQCLSSVATALQSGFLPYCEPVYQRCVNLVQKTLAQAVLHQNQPEFCEAPDKDFMIVALDLLSGLAEGLGENIEQLVARSNILTLMYQCMQDKMPEVRQSSFALLGDLTKASFQHVKPCIANFMPVLGTNLNPELISVCNNATWAIGEISIQMGSEMQPYVPMVLQQLVEIINRPNTPKTLLENTGTI
- the LOC130551016 gene encoding transportin-1-like — its product is MATRSRLKCKVLFFVPGVFFQGAFGALQKICEDSAEILDSDMLDRPLNVMIPKFLQFFKHSSPKIRSHAIACVNQFIISRTQALMLHIDPFIENLFALAGDEEPEVRKNVCRALVMLLEVRLDRLLPHMHNIIEYMLQRTQDQDENVALEACEFWLTLAEQPVCKEVLCGHLPKLIPVLVNGMKYSEIDIILLKGDVEEDEAIPDNEQDIRPRFHRSRTVAQQHEGGDSIEEEEEDDDDLDDDETISDWNLRKCSAAALDVLANVFRDDLLLHILPLLKELLFHPEWLVKESGILVLGAVAEGCMQGMIPYLPELIPHLVLCLSDKKALVRSITCWTLSRYTHWVVSQPPDTYLKPLMTELLKRILDSNKRVQEAACSAFATLEEEACTELVPYLAYILDTLVFAFGKYQHKNLLILYDAIGTLADSVGHHLNKPEYIQMLMPPLIQKWNQLKDEDKDLFPLLEVNK